The nucleotide window AGAGACAATGAAATCGGGGCGTGGAGCCGCTTCTTCTTCCCATTGGCTGGCCAATTGCTCAGGGGAGTTGATCTCTACGGTATTTAGACCCAGTTCCTCCAACAGCTCGCGCAGACGTGCATGGTGTTGCGGCTTGTCATAGCCACCGGCGATGCGATTAATGAAAAGCCAAGCGGTTTCTGTCGAAGTTGCTCGGCGAGCTTCCGTAAAGGTCACTGGTGCGTTGCTCGTGAAGGTGCGTCTAACTAAGGATTATCTCATCCTATCCGTCTACCTGGCAAAAACGAAGGCTAACGTAATTCCATTTCAATTTGAGACGTTTTTCAGCTTCGCGTAGTCATGAACACCCGGCGTCTCAACATGAGATGCGATAGGCAAATGGTAAGTTGCTCATTGACAATAGGTTATGGCTTGTTTTCTCGTTTCTAGACAAAGGGCCAGGAAAAAACCCGCTAAAAATAGTATAATATAGGGGTGTGTATTATTTCTTTGTGGCATCTTGGGTCACGTACGCAAAATTCCCATTTGCATTAATTTATGCGTGTTTGGCTCTAATTTATCTAAAGTTTTGCGTGCCAGTAAGTTCGGATCGTTTTTGAGATTTTTCGTTGGTTTGGTTCGGAAATTGCACAATGAAAGTTCATCGGCTCCTCGGAGGAGTCGGTAAGCTGGCCCGTGGGGCCGCTGTCGAACTTAAGCTGGGTGGTTTGCCTTGCCCCTGACGATTCAGCTTCTCCAACGCGGGTTGGTACGACAGCGGTCCCTCGATTTTTTCTTGGGTTATTTTTCTAGCTAAGTCTCGCATTAAGTTCGCTTTAGCCTGAATTCTCGTGTGCTTTTCGAGCCAAGACTCATTTCCTTGTTGGGTCGTCTGTCAAACCTTGCCTTAGTTTCTAAAATCAATGGCTAGGGTAAGTTGACGCAATCGATGACCTTCAGTATCTTGGAGCGTTTTGATTCGCGACTCGCGAGTAAGCCAGCGTAGCTTCAATTGGCAGAGCACAGCATTCGTAATGCTGGGGTTACGAGTTCGACTCTCGTCGCTGGCTCTTCTTGTTTCCCAAATGCGAATGGGTAATCGACTCGCTTCCAGTCAGGACAATTCCTAACTTGGTCAATAAAAAGCGGGGAAACGCAGTGCCCAATGATCTCCCCCGAGCTTTCGCACTTGGGCCTCGACAAAACCGTTTGGAGCCCCGTTGATGATTCAAGGAATCGATTTCGATCTTAAGAGCGTTGTTCTCACGAATTCATCCTTCGGTCCGGAGGAGATTCGTCAGATCCTGCGAACGGTAGGACGCGACTACAACGCCTTTTCAACGCTTCGCGATAGCGTTTCCGAGCTGGAAGACCAGTCGGAAGAGCGTTCGCCGGCCACAAACGTCCGATTGGGCGTTTGTCAGTTCATTATGGGTAATTACAATGGGGCCGTTCAAACGCTATCGGCCGCCGATGGTGGTGCCCTGGCCCATTATTATCTTGGGCGTAGCTATTTCTGCATGCAGAAATTCGACAAGGCGATTGAAGCATTTCAGTCGGCCCAGACTGCTGGTTACAACAAAGACGATTGCCAGCTGGGAATCATCGAATCGCTTCGCAGCAAAGGCGAATCTGAACAAGCATTGCAGATGCTGGACAATATGTTCGGCCCAATCGAGTCCACCGCCAATTATCTCTATCAGCGTGCTGCCACGGTTGCTTCGCTGGGGGGCAATCCAGCGGAAGTGGTTGCTCTTTACGAGCGTGCTGTCGAAGCCGATCCGGGCCATGCAGGGGCGCTTTTCGGTCTGGCTTTGGAAAACGATCGTCGCGGTAACGACACGATGGCATTGCAGCTTTACCAGAATGCTGCCGCTGTTTTTCCTACGCATGTGGGTGCTCTGCTGAACCTTGGTCTGCTTCACGAAGATCGGGGTGAATATGATCGTGCGACGCACTGCTACCAACGGGTTCTCGATTCTTACCCGGCCGATAAGCGAGCTCGTATGTACATGAAGGATGCTCAGGCATCCGGCGATATGTACTACGACGAAGAAGAGCAGAAGAAACGCGACCGCATGTCGCAAGTGCTCAGCATTCCGGTTACCGATTTCGAGTTGTCGGTCCGAAGTCGGAACTGTCTGCAGAAGATGGGCATCATGACTTTGGGCGACCTATGCCGCTGCTCAGAGCAAGAGCTTTTGGCGAGTAAGAACTTCGGCGAAACGTCACTGGTTGAGATCCGTGACATGCTGCGTTCTAAAGGGCTGGAATTGGGCCAGGCGTCGACTGAAAAGCCATCGACACCTGAGGTCAGCTACGATACTTCCGGTTTGTCTCCAGACGAGCAGGCACTGCTGGATCGTCCCATTGCTGAACTCAGCCTGTCGGTTCGTGCTCGCAAGTGCATGGTTCGCTTGGGGATTTCCACCATTGGCGAACTGGTTCGACGCACCGGCGATGAACTTCTCGAATGCAAGAACTTCGGCGTGACTAGCTTGAACGAAGTTCGCGAGAAGCTGACTAACTACAACCTGAAGCTTCGCGGCGACTAACTTGTCGTTGTGTGGCCAGTGGCCTGCAAACTTAAACCCATGCGGAAAGCCGCGTGGGTTTTTTCATGGAGCTTCGAGACACTTTGGAACAATCGACGTTTGATCGTCCCGCAGAAGCCGACTGGTTTCAGTACCGTTTGAAGCACGAAGATGGCACCTCGAAGGCGCGTCGCGGAGAATTTGTGACGCCGCATGGCGCAGTGCAAACGCCTGCTTTCATGCCGGTTGGAACCCAGGGGACGGTCAAAGGTCTTGAGATCGGCATGGTGCGGCAGACCGGTGCCGAGATGATCTTGGGGAACACATACCATCTTTCGCTGCGGCCGGGGGATGACATCGTTGCCGAGCTCGGTGGGCTTCACCGATTCATGGACTGGCAGGGCCCCATCCTGACCGACAGTGGCGGCTTTCAGATTTTCAGTCTTGCGCAGATGCGAAAGATCACCGAGAAAGAGGCCATCTTCCAGTCGCATATCGATGGCCGCAAAATCCATCTTTCGCCTGAACGAAGTATCGAGATTCAAGAGAATCTAGGCAGTGATATTGCCATGGTGCTCGACCACGTGGTCGAGTTGCCCAACGAAACGAAGGTGATTCGTGAAGCGATGGACCGCTCAATCCGTTGGGCGAAGCGATGCCAAGATGCTGCGTCGCGAAAAGATCAGGCTCAGTTTGCGATTGTTCAGGGAGGGCTCGATGAAAGTCTTCGCGTGGAATGCGCCGAGCGTCTGGCCGAGCTGAATTTCCCCGGCTATGCCATCGGCGGGTTGAGTGTCGGTGAACCGCCTCCAGAGATGTATCGAATTCTCGACGCGACCTGCCCTACCCTACCGGCGAATAAGCCACGGTACTTGATGGGCGTTGGCCGGCCTGAAGATCTGTTAGAGGGGATTCGTCGCGGTGTCGACCTGTTTGATTGCGTGATGCCCACACGTAACGGCCGCAACGCGTTGGCCTTCACCGATGAAGGGACCGTTCGTCTTCGCAATGCAAAGCACCAGCGAGATCCTACCCCCTTGGACTCGAAGAGCGTTCCTCAGGTTGCGGGACTCAGTCGGGCCTATTTTCGTCATTTATTTATGGCGAAGGAGATGTTGGGCCCCATCTTATTGTCGCTACACAATGTGGCTTATTATCAGCGGCTGATGCGTGAGGCTCGGCAAGCGATTGAAGAAGATCGATTCGAAGCCTATTACGAGCAAAAGATGGCAGGTTGGTCGTCTGGTGGGTAGGTCTTTCTCGAGTTATTCACGAAGTTTTTGAATCCATACTGCGGCATTCGGCTTCCAAGGGGTACGTCGTACTCTTTGCCTGCGCGCCAACCATGAAGGAACTCTTGATGCATCTATTGCCCGTTGCTGGCCGATCCCTGTTGGTCACCACGTTTTCTGTTGCTTTGGTCTTCTTGGCTTCTCAGGCTGGGATGGCGGATGACTGGCCCCAATGGATGGGACCGCAACGCGATGATGTGTACCGTGAGTCAGGCGTCATCAACGCTATTCCCGAGGATGGATTGAAGGTCAAGTGGCGCGTTCCGATTTCTGGTGGCTATGCCGGCCCAGCGGTCGCCAATGGCCGTGTTTTTGTGACCGATTATCTAGCGGCATCCAACGAAATCTCCAATAATCCCGGCGCACGGCAGGATCGCCAAGGAAAAGAACGCGTGCTCGCTTTCAGTGCCGAGTCCGGCGAAAAACTGTGGGAGTACGCCTACGATCGACCGTATTCCATTAGCTACGCTGTGGGGCCGCGATGCACTCCGAGCGTCGATGGCGACCTGCTCTATTGGATGGGTGCCGAAGGCGATTTGGTCTGTTTACAGGTCGAAACAGGCGAACTCGCGTGGCGTCGGAGTCTGGTAGATGACTTTGGTGCTGAGATCCCAATTTGGGGATGCTCTGGCCATCCCCTAGTGGATGGCGACCTGCTTTACGTCATGGTGGGGGGCGAAGGGCAAGGGGTTGTTGCTTTCGATAAACGCTCCGGCGAGGTGCAGTGGAAGGCGCTCGACACGAAGATGGGCTATGCACCGCCATCGATTATTGAAACTAGCGGTACTCGGCAGTTGATCATCTATCACCCGGAAGGGGTGTCGTCGCTCAATCCCAAGACCGGGCAGCAGTATTGGGAAATCGACATTGAGCCAGCTTTCGAGATGTCGATTGCTCGCCCTATGGTCGAAGGGAACCGGATGTACGCCAGCGGAATTGGGAACCAATCGGTCATGATCGAGCTGGAAGAAGATCAGCCCGGGGCAAAAGCACTTTGGTATGGCGAGCCGAAGACCTCGGTTTATAGCGGTACCGCGACCCCTTTGTTTGTGGATGGGGTGGTCTACGGCAGCGACTGTAGCGTCGGTAGTCTGATCGCAGTGGATGCCAGCAATGGGGATCGCTTATGGACAAACTTCCAGGCGACCAAGCCTGACGAAACTCGGTTCATCAAGCACGGCACTGCGTTTCTAACGCGGCTCGGGGAGAGTGACCGGTATCTTGTTTTCAGCGAAGTTGGCGATTTATTAGTTGCCAAAATGACTAAAAGCGGCTTCGAGTCACTGGGGCGCTTCCATGTTTTGGACCCGACCAGCGAAGCATTTGGCCGCCAGGTTGTCTGGACGCACCCTGCTTATGCCAATCAAACCGGCTTTTTCCGAAACGACAAAGAACTTGTCGCGGTCGATCTAGCACAAGAATAGGTCTAATGGGGTGGTTTGGGCAATTCCCGTCGTCAACAAGATGATCGCAGAGGGTAAATGGTGGTCTATCAGGCCACCTTTTGCCGTTTTTGGGCGGATTGGCCGCTATTGCCGGTATAGAACGAAACTCTTATCATGAGCGGTTTCGATGTGCTGTCACTTGGTTGACGGTACAGAAGCAAGTCCATTCTCTCGCTGATTCTGACCTTATTCAGGAGTGACAGCGACCCAACTAGGGTTGCCGTGACAACTGGGACAGCGGAATGCGATCAGTGAGCCAGGCAAGTGGTAGGAAGCGTCGGCGGAAATGTTTGATTTGACGGCAATGCCGGTTCACATCTTAGCGCAAGAAGGCGGTTTCGCGAATCCTCTCACCTGGCTTCCCATTGTGGCCATTCTGGTGTTGGGTTATTTCATGTTGATCCGGCCGGAGCAAAAAAAAGCTTCCGATGCCCAGAAAATGCTGGAAGGGATCAAAAAAAATGACC belongs to Bremerella alba and includes:
- a CDS encoding DNA-directed RNA polymerase subunit alpha C-terminal domain-containing protein, which translates into the protein MIQGIDFDLKSVVLTNSSFGPEEIRQILRTVGRDYNAFSTLRDSVSELEDQSEERSPATNVRLGVCQFIMGNYNGAVQTLSAADGGALAHYYLGRSYFCMQKFDKAIEAFQSAQTAGYNKDDCQLGIIESLRSKGESEQALQMLDNMFGPIESTANYLYQRAATVASLGGNPAEVVALYERAVEADPGHAGALFGLALENDRRGNDTMALQLYQNAAAVFPTHVGALLNLGLLHEDRGEYDRATHCYQRVLDSYPADKRARMYMKDAQASGDMYYDEEEQKKRDRMSQVLSIPVTDFELSVRSRNCLQKMGIMTLGDLCRCSEQELLASKNFGETSLVEIRDMLRSKGLELGQASTEKPSTPEVSYDTSGLSPDEQALLDRPIAELSLSVRARKCMVRLGISTIGELVRRTGDELLECKNFGVTSLNEVREKLTNYNLKLRGD
- a CDS encoding PQQ-binding-like beta-propeller repeat protein: MHLLPVAGRSLLVTTFSVALVFLASQAGMADDWPQWMGPQRDDVYRESGVINAIPEDGLKVKWRVPISGGYAGPAVANGRVFVTDYLAASNEISNNPGARQDRQGKERVLAFSAESGEKLWEYAYDRPYSISYAVGPRCTPSVDGDLLYWMGAEGDLVCLQVETGELAWRRSLVDDFGAEIPIWGCSGHPLVDGDLLYVMVGGEGQGVVAFDKRSGEVQWKALDTKMGYAPPSIIETSGTRQLIIYHPEGVSSLNPKTGQQYWEIDIEPAFEMSIARPMVEGNRMYASGIGNQSVMIELEEDQPGAKALWYGEPKTSVYSGTATPLFVDGVVYGSDCSVGSLIAVDASNGDRLWTNFQATKPDETRFIKHGTAFLTRLGESDRYLVFSEVGDLLVAKMTKSGFESLGRFHVLDPTSEAFGRQVVWTHPAYANQTGFFRNDKELVAVDLAQE
- the yajC gene encoding preprotein translocase subunit YajC, producing MFDLTAMPVHILAQEGGFANPLTWLPIVAILVLGYFMLIRPEQKKASDAQKMLEGIKKNDRVETIGGIIATVVSVKKDQQEVVLRLDEKSGTELRVRLRAIATVLSREGKASDNAES
- the tgt gene encoding tRNA guanosine(34) transglycosylase Tgt, whose protein sequence is MELRDTLEQSTFDRPAEADWFQYRLKHEDGTSKARRGEFVTPHGAVQTPAFMPVGTQGTVKGLEIGMVRQTGAEMILGNTYHLSLRPGDDIVAELGGLHRFMDWQGPILTDSGGFQIFSLAQMRKITEKEAIFQSHIDGRKIHLSPERSIEIQENLGSDIAMVLDHVVELPNETKVIREAMDRSIRWAKRCQDAASRKDQAQFAIVQGGLDESLRVECAERLAELNFPGYAIGGLSVGEPPPEMYRILDATCPTLPANKPRYLMGVGRPEDLLEGIRRGVDLFDCVMPTRNGRNALAFTDEGTVRLRNAKHQRDPTPLDSKSVPQVAGLSRAYFRHLFMAKEMLGPILLSLHNVAYYQRLMREARQAIEEDRFEAYYEQKMAGWSSGG